A stretch of the Polyangiaceae bacterium genome encodes the following:
- a CDS encoding four helix bundle protein — MLRIYPITVEAMRELRPFIERIEKRDSDLCRQMRRAASSVVLNMSEGMGSRGKLRQVRYHTALGSARETLACLEVAEAFGYIAGVDAAVRARLDRIIGTLVKLV, encoded by the coding sequence ATGCTGCGAATCTACCCCATCACCGTCGAGGCCATGCGCGAGCTCCGGCCGTTCATCGAGCGCATCGAGAAGAGAGACAGCGACCTGTGCCGGCAGATGAGGAGAGCGGCGTCCAGCGTCGTGCTCAACATGTCCGAGGGCATGGGATCGCGAGGCAAGCTCAGGCAGGTCAGGTACCACACCGCGCTCGGGTCGGCGCGGGAGACCCTGGCGTGCCTCGAGGTCGCCGAGGCGTTCGGCTACATCGCCGGGGTCGATGCCGCGGTTCGGGCGCGCCTGGACCGCATCATCGGGACGCTGGTGAAGCTCGTTTAG
- a CDS encoding ribose-phosphate pyrophosphokinase, whose translation MPSGSHLLVTTSTYAYLEPRFLAAGPFERGEVERKSFPDGEQYRRLACDVWGRDVVLLGGTPSDLDWLEVYDLGCAISRAGARSLSIVMPYFGYSTMERAILPGEVVTAKTRARLISAIPPCEAGTRVFLFDLHTDGIEFYFGDAHVTHHVYGAPIVTRAIEQAMAGRDYVLGATDAGRAKWVQSLAHTLDVEPAFVYKRRDAASGNLAVTGVNADVRGREVVIYDDMIRTGGSLLQAARAYQEAGATRVHAIASHLVLPGDSLRALSASGVLDTISGTDSHPSSQKLPQQAVFSVVELLASALARC comes from the coding sequence ATGCCGAGCGGCAGCCACCTCCTGGTCACCACCTCGACCTACGCCTACCTGGAGCCGCGCTTCCTGGCCGCGGGCCCGTTCGAGCGCGGTGAGGTCGAGCGCAAGTCGTTCCCCGACGGCGAGCAGTATCGGCGGCTCGCCTGTGACGTGTGGGGTCGGGACGTCGTGCTGCTCGGCGGCACGCCGAGCGATCTGGATTGGCTCGAGGTCTACGACCTGGGCTGCGCCATCTCCCGCGCCGGCGCGCGCTCGCTCTCGATCGTGATGCCCTACTTCGGCTACTCGACGATGGAGCGCGCGATACTGCCGGGCGAGGTCGTCACGGCCAAGACCCGCGCGCGCCTGATCTCGGCGATCCCGCCCTGCGAGGCCGGGACCCGCGTGTTCCTCTTCGACCTGCACACCGACGGCATCGAGTTCTACTTCGGCGACGCTCACGTCACGCACCACGTCTACGGCGCGCCCATCGTGACGCGTGCCATCGAGCAGGCGATGGCGGGTCGCGACTACGTGCTCGGCGCCACCGACGCGGGTCGCGCCAAGTGGGTGCAGAGCCTCGCGCACACCTTGGACGTGGAGCCAGCCTTCGTCTACAAGCGCCGGGACGCCGCCTCGGGCAACCTGGCGGTCACGGGGGTGAACGCCGACGTGCGCGGCCGCGAGGTCGTGATCTACGACGACATGATCCGCACCGGTGGCTCGCTCTTGCAGGCGGCGCGCGCGTACCAAGAAGCCGGCGCGACCCGCGTGCACGCCATCGCCAGCCACCTGGTGCTGCCCGGCGACTCGCTCCGCGCGCTCTCGGCTTCCGGCGTGCTCGACACGATCAGCGGAACGGACTCGCATCCGTCGAGCCAGAAGCTGCCCCAGCAGGCGGTGTTCTCCGTGGTGGAGCTCCTGGCGAG